From Longimicrobium sp.:
GGACGGCACGGTGGAGTTCCGCCAGTCCACCTTCTTCGCCGAGCCGCTTTCACCCGCGCGGCTGCGGGCGCGCTCGCACACCCATCGCCCGCGGCTGGGGGAGGATGGGCGGATCGACCGCATGGTGCTGGAGCGAATGGAGGGCGCCGCCACGCTGGAAGAGATCGCCCGCGAGCTGGCGGGCGCCTTTCCCGCCCGCTTCGGCACCTGGGAAGAGGCGCTGACGCACGCCGGGCGCCTGGCGGAGAAGTACGGCGCGTGACGGCGATCGAAGCGTCGTCCGGCGTGGACGCGGCGCCCGAGGCCGCCCTGGTGCTGCTGGCCGCGCGCGCCGCGGTGGACGCGTCCACCGCTGACGGCGTAGCGGACGTCGTCGGCCGCGGGGTGGACTGGGACGCCGCGCTGGCGCTGGCGGAAAAGAACCGGCTGACGCCCCTGCTCCACCGCCTGCTCGCCGGGCAGGCCGAGGTGCCGCAGCCGGTACGCGCCACACTGCGGTCTGCCTACGCGGCCAACGCGGGGGAGGCACTGCGGCTGTCGGGCGAGCTGCGGCGGCTGGTTTCGGCGCTGGAGCAGGCGGGGGTGGCGGCGCTGGCTTACAAGGGCCCCGCGCTGGCGGTGCGCGCCTACGGCCAGGTGGCGCTGCGCACCTACTCGGACCTGGACCTGCTGGTGGCGCCCGAGGACGTGCCGCGGGCCGCGCGCGCGCTGGCGGAGCGTGGCTACGCCGCCGCGTACTCGTTTTCGCCCGCACAGGAGCGGCTGTTCCTGTCGGTGGACGGCGACGTGCCCTTCCATCACCCCCACACGGGGACGCTGGTGGAGCTTCATTCGCGGGTGTCGTCCGCGCGCTTCTGCATCCGACTGCCCACGGCGGAGCTGATGGCCCGCGCCCGCCCGGTGTCCATCGGCGGGGGGACGGTGCCCACGCTGGCCGACGACGACCTGTTCCTGGCCCTGTGCGCCCACGGGGCCAAGCACCGCTGGGCGCGGCTGGAGTGGCTGGCCTCCACCGGGGCGCTGGCCGCGCGCGCGGAGCTGGACCTGCGTGCCCTCGGCGACCGAGCGGGAGAGGCGGGCGCCCGGCGGACCGTGCTGCTGGCCCTTCACCTCGCCGGGACCACGCTCGGGCTCCCCCTCCCGCCATCGCTTGCCCAAGCCGCCGCTGTGGACCCCGAGATCCCGTCCCTGGCGAAAGAGGCGCGGGGGCTGTGGTTCGCGCCCGCCACGGACGAGGACAGCACCGCCGCCAACCTGCGCTTCAACTATCGCCTCTGCGATGGCCGGGCAGACCGGGCGCGGTACGCGGCGCGCTGGCTGTTCACGCCCACGCCGGAGGACTGGTCGTGGCTGCGCCTGCCCGCTCCGCTGGCGCCGGCGTACCGCGCCCTGCGGCCCCTGCGGCTGGCGCTGCGCTACGCGCCGGGGAGGGGGTGGTGAGCGGAAGCGCCACGGTGCGCTTTTGCCGCCAGCTCGCGCGCAACATGCCCGGCCCGGCCGCCGCCGCCGTCGCGCTGGCGCTGGTGGTGGCCGCGGCCGAGGGGGTGTCCGTGCTGGTTCTGGCGCGGCTGCTGGCCCTGGCGGGGGTGGCGGTGGACGGCGGCCCCGCCGGGGCGCTGGCGCGGGCGGTGGACCGCCTGCTCGGCGCGGCCGGCATGTCGGCGGAGCTGGGCCCGGTGCTGCTGCTGTTCGTGGGCGTCACCCTGGTGCAGGCGCTCGCCCGCCGGGCCGACAGCCTGATGGCGCACCGGATGGAGCTGCAGAGCGCCCTGCGTCTGCGCACGCGGCTGTTCCAGGCCGTCGCGGGCGCGCGCTGGCTGCCGCTGGCCCGCCTGCGCGGCACCGACCTGCTGACCGCGCTGACCGGCGAGGCCGACCGGGTAGGCGCGGGAGCCGGGCACGCGGCCACGCTCCTGGCGCACGCGCTGATGGCGCTGGCGTACCTGGGCTTCGCCCTGCGCGTCTCTGCCCCCATCACCGCCGTCGCCTTCGGCTGCGGGGCGGTGCTCCTGCTGCTGCTGTCCCGGCTCCGCCGGACCGTCCGCGCCGCGGGCGAATCGCTCTCCACGGCCTCGGCGGATCTCACCGCCGCGGCCGGCGAGCACCTGGGCGCGCTGAAGGTGGTAAAGAGCTACGGGGCCGAAGACCGCAACGCCGCCCTGTTCGCCGGCACCGCGCGCCGCGCCGCCGACGCGCGCGAGCAGG
This genomic window contains:
- a CDS encoding nucleotidyltransferase family protein, which encodes MTAIEASSGVDAAPEAALVLLAARAAVDASTADGVADVVGRGVDWDAALALAEKNRLTPLLHRLLAGQAEVPQPVRATLRSAYAANAGEALRLSGELRRLVSALEQAGVAALAYKGPALAVRAYGQVALRTYSDLDLLVAPEDVPRAARALAERGYAAAYSFSPAQERLFLSVDGDVPFHHPHTGTLVELHSRVSSARFCIRLPTAELMARARPVSIGGGTVPTLADDDLFLALCAHGAKHRWARLEWLASTGALAARAELDLRALGDRAGEAGARRTVLLALHLAGTTLGLPLPPSLAQAAAVDPEIPSLAKEARGLWFAPATDEDSTAANLRFNYRLCDGRADRARYAARWLFTPTPEDWSWLRLPAPLAPAYRALRPLRLALRYAPGRGW